One Cucurbita pepo subsp. pepo cultivar mu-cu-16 unplaced genomic scaffold, ASM280686v2 Cp4.1_scaffold000150, whole genome shotgun sequence genomic window, TATCTTCCAGTTGAAAGGTATGATTTTTACTGCGACTGAAGCTgtaaaattatgttaaattacCGTTTTTACTGTGTCATGAAATGAATGCAGTTCATGGAGGTCTATGGCGAGCACAGAGCCTCTAAATTTGGTGATGATGATGTTCTTGTGGATGTCAATGGTGGCAGCTTGGCTGATAGACGAGCTTCCAAGAGAGGGAGAAATGGGTTCAATATCGCTATGGCTCGGTGCCCGTTGGGTTCGTCGATGGTTCGATCTCCTTTCCTCACAATTCCTTCCGGGTTTAGCCCGACCGTGTTGCTTGATTCGCCGATTATGTTGCTCAATACCCATGTgagatttcttctttcttcttgttttcttgtgATTTGAACATCTGATCTTGAGGAATGATCAGATCTGGTGAACGAATGAGCTAATCgggaatgttttgttattgAAATCGTATGGATCTCTTGTTGggttgttttaattttatgaagaaatcTTAACCGTAGAGGTATTTGATCTCGTTCTAGATTGGGATGATGTTTGGAGGATGAATTCTTCGAACTAGCTAGGGTTAATAAGAGCTAACGTAAATGATAAAAGGTTTCGAAGAAATGGATTCGGTTGGTTTGTGAACTAATAGATTTGATTGGATTGGATCGGATGTTATGTCAGGACATTCCATCTCCAACAACGGGCACTTTTCCGATACATTCCATAAAGGATGAGAATTCGTTGTTGAATCCTATCATGCTTGAAGATGGGAGTAGCTATGGCAGTGAGGATTCGTACTACAGGTTCACGCCTCGTGGGGAGCTCCGGCTTGGAAATCAGGTAATTGATgctaatatttcttttatacgCTATAATTTTGTCGAATGTGTGAACGAGAAGGCATTGCTTCTCGAGTAAGATATGACACTCGAGTAGTATGAGAGTAATGCATGAATGAAATAAGACTATCTAAATGAGAAACATCTCGAGAACATGCAAATAGGGTAAAAATTGCCTTAAAAACGATAGTTATACTAACAGAGCGTAGTTTCTTTTTCGGTTGCTGGTTTAgaacaattctatgttggatGATCCCGAAAATTTTTTGTGGGAACAACCAAGACAACTAAATAACATGATCGGGATGCTAACGATTGTTAGGATCATTAGACATTGAACTTATTCAAATCCCGAGTTGAGTATTtcaatgaataataatattaaaaaaaattaaagcaaaaCATAAAATCTTATACGAGCCAAAACCTTTTCGAGGCCTTCAACCCTTTAAACAAATTCGTTagatatagtttttttttttttttggaatatttatctaaaaaaaatttgattagtttcaaaataaaatattatatatgtgATTTAAGATAcatatttatgttatttattatagtaattttattttattaagtttGGTAGAaggaaatcatttttaatttaattcattaatttttttttatactaatttcttaaataattaaatagttcgacccaaatatatatatatatatagagagagagagttcgACCTAAGTTAACGTAGTGACTTCCTGAATAGAATTATATTGTAATGactctaattttaaaacacgacCATCCTAGGTTTATCTCATCGTCTAAGATGtcctttttcttgtctttgtctgattattatttttttttttttaagaattattgaatattaaaaatactcagtaagtaactAATAATTTATGACTCGAACTTTTGCTTATTTAGGAGAAAGATTCGGTCTGTTTGATATAGTTTGACCCAAATTAACATACTGACTTCCCAAACAGAATTACAAGAACTCTGTATAGTAACGACCCTACCTCTTAAAACACGACTTACCCATGATTAAAAACCTTTAAATCTATCTCAAAATCAATCCCGGGTTTATCTCATGCAAGGTTAGTCGTCTAAGATGCTCTTGTTCTCGTCCTTgtctgaatttttttatagaaatattGAGTATTAAAAATACCCGAGTAGCTAACAAGAATGATTCATGATTCGAACTTTTGATCGTTCAGGAAGGTGAAACGGATCATCAAACACTGATGGATTATGAATTACTAGCTGATTTTCCCAAAGAGGGTTGTTCTGTATTAGAACAATATGAACTGGGTTCATCCTCTACTGATAAGAACAATGTGGAAACCTGTCTTTCCTCTGTAACTCATAATCAAGACATTGAGCAGGCggcgccgccgccgccgccgccgttaGAAACAGAACACAAAGGGTCTTATGTTCCTGTCGGAATGCTAAAAACATCAGAAGATGGATACAACTGGAGAAAGTACGGGCAGAAACAGGTGAAGGGCAGCGAATATCCAAGAAGCTATTACAAATGCACGCATCCAAATTGTATAGTAAAGAAGAAGGTGGAGCGATCGCTTGACGGTCAGATCACAGAGATTATATATACCGGCGCTCATAATCATTCTAAGCCGGACCCCACTCGCCGGGCTCTGTTGGGATCAGTGCTATCTCAAGATGATGCTCCGGACACCGGCGAAGGCGGTGGTAGCCGTGCCAAACTTGAAGGTGGACTGGCATGGCGGAACAGTCACTATGGGGTGAAGGATTGGAGCGTTGATGGGCTAGAAAGAACATCCTCTGTTTCAGCTGTGACAGAGCTTTCTGAGCCATTGTATGGGAAAACTGTTGGTGGGTTTGAATCCATTGAAACTCCCGAGCTTTCCTCCACTCTTGCTAGCCATGATGATGACgacggcggcggaggcggcggTGGAAACGATGATGATGAACTAACAAATCAGGGGAGTATTTCAGCTGATGATGCAGAGCCTGAGCTGAAAAGAAggtaaaaaacaacaaaaaaaacattatggGGTTTGTTAAAAACGTGTTTTTGTTCATTAATTACAAGGTTTAATCATTGTTGCAGGCGGAAAGAGGGGATTTCCATGGAGACAAGCTTGGGTTCGCGCTCTGTTCGTGAACAGAGAGTAGTAGTTCAAATCGAAACAGAGTTCGACATACTTGAAGATGGGTATCGATGGAGGAAATATGGCCAAAAAGTTGTGAAAGGAAACCCAAATCCAAGGtaaaaaaacattcaaatcCAAGCTAGAAATCGTTTCTATTGCATTTTATGAAATGGGTTTGTTCTTCAGGAGCTATTACAAGTGCACAAGTGCAGGGTGTTCAGTAAGAAAACATGTCGAGAGAGCATCGCATGATTTGAAATGTGTAATAACAACGTACGAAGGAAAGCACAATCATTTAGTGCCAGCAGCGAggaacagcagcagcagcagcagtagCAGCAGCAGCACCGCGCAAGCCTcctctgctgctgctgctgctactCAGGCGGCGGCGGCGCCGACAAGAAAGTCAGAAACACAAATCCAGGATCTTTCCACACAGTTTTATCCGACACCTGAATTCAGCAGCCATGAGTATCAGCGGTCGTTTGGAACAGCGCCGCCATTTTGTCAGCTGAAGTTCCCTCCATTGCAGACGGCCTTCcctgctttggacttccccattTCGTTGCCATTGAGCCAAAATCTCTCGGCTTTTCAGGTGTTCTTGGCTGAGAGATTCCTCACGCCAAAACAGGAGCATGaggaggataatatctatGCTTCTTTTCAGGCAATGACTGATACTTCAAGtggatcttcttcttcctctgtttcctCTGTTTATCAGCAAGTTATGGGGAAATTTCCATAGCTTTTTCGTTGTTAAAGCTCAGAAATCCATATAAAAGCTTGTTTTTCTGATCAATTTGTGGATTCTTTCAGCTAAAAGATGGCTATTTGGGAATAGACCATTAAGGTTATGAAGAAGAATGGTCGGTGGGAGGTCGTGAAGTCAGTTCTCAGGTGCCTAATTTGGTCGATATTGGTGGTTACCACTTCAGGTTAGATTCATGAACTGAAGAACATTattgagtttcttgagctGAACTGTTGCAGGTGAAGAAGAAGTAAGGCCTGAGTTCTTCATTTCCAGTGTTTTAGATGAATCAGAGGCTTAATGTATGTAGTTGTGGGatgaaaaaatgtaataaaagaTTGGATCGTCATATATTTGTTCGTTCGTTGTAACTTCGTTataggaaaataataaaaatgttatgaGATGATTATACGTGATTTTGATATTCATTTAAATGTGTTATGAACTCTTATATGTGAGACACGTTCTTTAATTTAGATAGCGTGTCAATAAAAGCCTTTTGTTTTGTGAGTATGACCATAAGTGGGACGTTTATGGATATAATGTCATTAAAATGAAGTTGACCCATTTTTACGTTTCGAGAGATATGGTTAAACCATGCTTGGCCTTATAAAGTGGTTAGTAGTAGTTGAGTTCGGATGGTTTACCCTTCATCAGCATCATTGCTAGTGTTTTTTAACTACACGACACCATGATCCTCACGTATCCAAAACAATTGTTAGATcgaatcttcaaatttcattgTGAAAAAGAATGGTCAATAATGAAACGTATTAACAAAGAGAAATGCATGAGATTAACTTAAATAAGTAGTATAAACGTCTCTTGTACACTAGAAAAAGATATGCATATTATGTGTACATTCATATCTACTAGAAAAAGATATGCATATTATGTGTACATTCATATCTACGGGTTCcttgttttaataaaaaaaattcacccGATCTTTTTGGAACCATTATTGAAACAATTATTGTGATGCAAAGAATGTGTGGAGATCAATTTTAAAGTATAGTAGTAACTAATATTAAAACGTTCAATAATTAAGAGAACAAGCAAGAATGTAtgtaaaagttgaaaatagtTGGGGAAGATGTGTTAATACGATCCAGTTTCGCCCATCGTAGATTGTCATAAAACATTGATTAAAGCAAAACTCTCTCAATTCAAGTTGGCTTCAATTGATGGCGGTCTAACCTCGAGACAAATGTAGGACACTATTATCTTAAAATTCCAAGAAGTCGACCATCACTAGTTAGATGCCCACACACGATTAACacaaaacatataaattattccttcaaaacaaatatgattaaCTAAAATGACACAAAACATATAAGTTGGCTTCATTTGCTCGCTTGATCTCGAGAATACAAGGAACGGGCACGAGTTAAGGCAACTACAAGCAAGAGTCATGAGTAGTTCAGGCCGTAAAcacagaaaatgaaaaatattaaataacctAAAAAGTCTGCAGTATAACGATAATATACTCGTACCAAGAACATAAAACCAAACAGCAAAAGCAACTATGTCAGAACATCAACATCCCCCAACCCAAGTTTGAGAAATTTGGAAGGGTTTCTCCCAATAGATGAGCAGAATCAATCTTAAAAACCTAACCTGATAATAAAGCTCCATCATTAGAATATGGTATTTGCTTTATACCAAGAGGATTGTTTCTCTTATAAAAATCTAAGCTTCCATTCAGTCAGAAATATAGAATGTAGtccacaaaaacaaaagtccAAACACTATAAAAGGAATCAAActccaatccaaaagaatTACACGAAACTTGATAACAGGATGATTGAAATTAGCCACTAAAAGACCAATGCTTCTACCAGCATCTACCAGCAGAGAATTGTGGTGCAGATGCTACTTGGAGACCAAGTACAAGGTGAACAAAAGGTAAGATGGGCGAGTGAGAAGACTAGTGTACTGCTAGCATATATTCTCTTCTTTGgtctttttctttcgggcttaccctcaaggttctaaaacgtgtctgctaggaagaggtttccacacccttgtaaggaatgcttcggccccctctccaatcgacatgggatctcacaatctacccccctaGGGAgcccagtgttctcgctgacacCACTTGGTTTCTAGCTCTGTAATACCCAAGctaccactagcaaatattgttctccttgagctttccctttcaggattcccctcaagtttaaaataagtctgatagtgagaggtttccagcttcgttcccctctccaatcgatatgggatctcaaaaACACAAATACGTAAATGTatacaaaaatattgatatattgCTATGAAACATCTCAATTATATAAAGCTTATGTAGAGGATAGAAACTCAAAGGCACTCATGACATGGGACAAAGAAACAAGGCACAAACTTGTTGAAAAAAAACCATGATAATTGACAACAAAGAAACTCGGTCATTCATCTGATTCACTTCAGCTATCTTACTTATGCCAAACGGCCCAGCTTTCTCAACATCTAACACAATTCAAACTACCATACAAAGATGATAGAATGTTAAAACATTTAACTTACATCAAGGAAGCCATGGCGACCACATTTGGATTTATGATTTCGTCCCTTCATAGTTGGGTCAACCATGAATCAGTTCCCAGTAATCTACTTCCTAAATATCAAAACAATAACAGATATCACAGAATATATTCTGAAGTCGTGAACATCTTAAGCCCACAacaatccaaaaacaaaattctaaagTTTATTTCTCACCAGGCCACTCGAAAATTCACTTAAATCAAGCATGATAGCAGAGCAATAAGAATAGGAGCACCTCCATCGTTAACAGAACAACCATGATCATGTCTTCTTTTATGTAATATGCATAATTGCAAGAAGCTCATATGTTTTACTCAAACACCTTACAGGTCCACTTCCCATCAGCACCAGAGACAAAACATAGAGAGAACaagataataaagaaaaaggaaaaaaaaaaaacaaaaacagaaacacCCAATACCATAGAATTGAGCCCACCCACCATTATCATCATCCTTGATCACCCAGAAATTCGGATTTCATCACTTCTTTAAACTACCTCTCACACCCGGTTTGCCCTTAGACGCCTCGGCAGCACGATCAACGTGGAGATTCGTAACCTTGTCCTCCTCAAAAGGGATTTTGGGGTGCTTCGACTCGTGATGAATCTGCATAGTCTTTACATCAGGCGCCGTAATCTTGCAGTGTGGACACTCGAACTTGGCATGGCCGCCCTTAACTTGGCCGGACCGGTCAGCGAGACCGGCCTTTCCGCCGCCTCTATTGGTGGTGGCTGCGTCGATCTTCGCGGCGATCTCTTTCGCGGTGTGCTTCTTCGGCTTAGCCTTCCCCGTCATGGTCGATTGATTGTTGCTGTGCTTTCTTTCTGggaaaatcaaatgaaatcgATCGTTCTTAaaggaattttgtttttgatcgAGAGAGAACACGTTCCGAATTGGGAGGGGGGGATTTTTGACAAAAACTGGATTGGGTGGAGAGAAACCCTAGCTACGGTGAATCCAACAATGGCGCTTGCTTTATTTATAGAGgctaattttgtatttttctcttcttttttttctttataattaattaattatatttttttgcttGTCTATACatttttcattcatgtttaatttaaacattattattattttggaatattttatctaaatttgattttatttagaattaaaataaaatatgataataaaCACGAACGTCGTCGACCAGCCTCTTTATTATGTTGTAAGTGatcattttgtaaaatattaatcttcttaatTAGTGAATTTACGAGAGGTTAAATATTTCATGGgctttgtaacgaccctattTTTTTCTACTATTTAAGTCGTTACCGTATGCATAATGTGATCTTTTTATATGGaaacctttattttaaatagttcataaacgatgtcatggacttacatgttaaaaataaaactagggaaaaaaaacaatgtcTTGTACTAACCTAAGACTGAtaagcaaaataaaaatgcagATACCCTAGTTTCGATTCCATGGTTTGTAATGTGATGTCGCTATCATCCGTATTGGAGTGTCTTGCCTTTCCTGAAATCTAAGAGTAGTACGTGACTTTAAGTGACCCCATTTTGAGGTACGTGAGTGCAAGCACATTCAATGTGGCGACCTATCTTTTTATCATGACATATCATGATTTTAGGCGGTTTTTCCATTTGGGTAAAAGTGTacgtgtagtacttctctacataTGACCCACACGTACAAGTATGAGTCTACCCAGCGGGCTCGCACACCCATTAAGTTAGGAAGGGGTGATTGAACTGAAGACCTGAGTCGTCTTTAATAACCATCTAAAACCAGAACTCAAATAGAACATCCTGCATTGCAAAATGCAAGTAATCTTAGCCTCTTAGGGAGGAGGTGAGCAGCCTCTTCCTTTTCGCTTGGTTACAATACAACATTTGAACTCCAAGCTACGACCAGATCCAATTGGATTCCACTGATCCGGTCAATTGGGTCTTTTCCTACAAACGAATTCAAGAACTTCGAACGAGCAGTATGTCCTTTTGGACAGTAGAATGGAGAGAGTGGGAATTGTGCCCATTCTCTCTCTAAGCACGAGCAGGAACATCAAAATGAAAGACCAAAGACATGCACATGACAGAGAACGAGATATTATTACACAATACGTGAGATGATTTGATAGACTACCTGCAAAAAGAGTTTATCAACCACATAACACTTCATTGTACATTGAAACTGGCATTAGAGAGACTAGAGGATATGCAGCACCATATTGGTTCAAATCTTCACCGGTGAATACCAATGTCGATGAAGACTTGAAGTATCGACCTTTAAGAGATAAATTGTGTCATTATCCATTAACAATAAGGACCCACACACTCACACCAAATGATATCATAGGCCACCCCAAATCTCTGACCAGAGTACAATACAACAGAAACAAACAACACAGCAGAGAAGAAGCATGGTTGAATCTACTTCCAAACCTCCCATCTTTTGGGTATATTCCATCAATGCCAACACACATTCAGAAAAATAAcacccaaaacaaaacaaatgaaaaaacttCAAGACTCCTTAAGAGACATTTCATCGAACACCTTACGAGCATAAAccaaaaaacagaggaaaaaacTCTCATCTTTCTCATCTTCTCACACTATAGTAGCAGAAATCCAAACCCCATTCAACAAACTCACAAAACGCCATGAaagccaaaaataaaaaataaaaaaaaaatttaagtctGTCAGACCGCCATGCGACCATCCCAACCGAACAGAGTCGGCCAAGAACGATCCTCTACAGCCGCAGGACAGAAGCCCATTAAGCCATTAATCACGCTCTAGCCGCAGGGCAGTGGTTCATCCACCAGACTTCGGTTCTTGTCTCCTTAGAACTCAAGGACACAGTTGTACAACCTATAGAACAGATCCTGTTCAAGTAAGGTCGTGCCCCTTCAGCTTCCTCTCTacctttaaatattattaatcttaGCTGACGATTCTCGATGTGGTACATGACCACtttgttttaggtttaaaaataatctgGCGGCTGGctttaatatatctatattatttatcatttatcaaaaaatatttctctttcttttttccaaaaattagTGTCATCATcactcaaatttattttccaatattttagttaatatgaaatcataatttaaaataaaacttatcaattttttctttttgatcaatttcaaccaactttttattattttaattttgtgtcaaactgtattatatatatatatatatatatatatatatatatttaaattacagATCTACTAAATTCAAAATCGAAAGTTTAGAGTTTTATTagacaaataattaaaatagagaGTTTAGAACCCGGGCGAAATCTTCCAACTCTTCCTATGTTAAGTGTGTTGAGCAAACATCATACTAATGCATAGCTTACCAATATAGACTCGAGATAATCAAAAAACCGTACTTACGAATTCCAACGAATAAAGATGAATACATAGCATGAATGGTaatcaaatccaaaaaattatttaaggtAGAGAAGGAGTCTTAGACTATCCTTTCATTCTTTCCACCTTAAGGGATGATTAACAAAAGTGAATATCGAGTGGATTCTTCTCGAAGCTTGAAGGAACGGAATCAAAAAGAGTTTCTTTATGGCGGTAAAGAGAacactttggcccattacgtataaTCAtcaatctcacagttttaaacaTGTTTGTTAGAGGGAGGTTTCCTCTCTCaaaccgacatgggatctcacattagcCTCAAGAAACCATTCATATGTCTTTTtaggataattttttttttcaaatcatCTGGTAAAGATTACTCAAATGGACTGTGAGATGCTTTTCACTagcacattttaaaaatcttgagagagcccaaaaaggaaagtccaaagaaaacaTCGAGACTAGCGGTGGGCTAAATAGTATCAGAGAACCCACCGGCAGTCAAAACCAAGAGTCATTTCAATCATAGATATTGTTGAAAGTGAGTAAATAAGAAACCCGACTACCAAGCAAAAAGAGGAGAGGATATTGCTCCATGTGCCCCAATTTCGCAGGATCAAGGTTCAATTTGGTTCCAATTTGGTTCGGTCTCTTTCTTAACCTAATTCAAACaagaatgaacaaaaatcTCGTCTATATTCCTTATTTTGTAGATCACGTTATTCCATGAAGGTCGAGTGCATTACTATCCCCGATGAAGGCACACTAATTCAAAGGGGGCCGGAAGGAAAGGGCACCACCAAGTGATATCATAACGAGCACCTTGCCCTTAGATAGGGTCTACCAACAACGATAATAGCATCTAAAgttacatttattattattataaaatatcatagTAGTAAAAAcgga contains:
- the LOC111784087 gene encoding WRKY transcription factor WRKY24-like, with the protein product MTGYRTSRQIMFMEVYGEHRASKFGDDDVLVDVNGGSLADRRASKRGRNGFNIAMARCPLGSSMVRSPFLTIPSGFSPTVLLDSPIMLLNTHDIPSPTTGTFPIHSIKDENSLLNPIMLEDGSSYGSEDSYYRFTPRGELRLGNQEGETDHQTLMDYELLADFPKEGCSVLEQYELGSSSTDKNNVETCLSSVTHNQDIEQAAPPPPPPLETEHKGSYVPVGMLKTSEDGYNWRKYGQKQVKGSEYPRSYYKCTHPNCIVKKKVERSLDGQITEIIYTGAHNHSKPDPTRRALLGSVLSQDDAPDTGEGGGSRAKLEGGLAWRNSHYGVKDWSVDGLERTSSVSAVTELSEPLYGKTVGGFESIETPELSSTLASHDDDDGGGGGGGNDDDELTNQGSISADDAEPELKRRRKEGISMETSLGSRSVREQRVVVQIETEFDILEDGYRWRKYGQKVVKGNPNPRSYYKCTSAGCSVRKHVERASHDLKCVITTYEGKHNHLVPAARNSSSSSSSSSSTAQASSAAAAATQAAAAPTRKSETQIQDLSTQFYPTPEFSSHEYQRSFGTAPPFCQLKFPPLQTAFPALDFPISLPLSQNLSAFQVFLAERFLTPKQEHEEDNIYASFQAMTDTSSGSSSSSVSSVYQQTIKVMKKNGRWEVVKSVLRCLIWSILVVTTSGEEEVRPEFFISSVLDESEA
- the LOC111784065 gene encoding uncharacterized protein LOC111784065, whose translation is MTGKAKPKKHTAKEIAAKIDAATTNRGGGKAGLADRSGQVKGGHAKFECPHCKITAPDVKTMQIHHESKHPKIPFEEDKVTNLHVDRAAEASKGKPGVRGSLKK